CGCGTAGTGGGCCATCGCGTCGTGGTCGTGGACGTGACGGCCGACCGTCCGGAGGCAGTTGCGAACGACGTCGATGCCGTAGTGTCCGACGAGTGGGTCGAGCGAATCGACGCCGACCCGTACGTCGGCCGGTCGGATGACGTCCGCGTCGTCGGACGCGTCCGCGAGTGCGTCCACGAGCGCCGACTGTAATCCGTGCAGTTGTGGGTCCGCGATTTGCGTCTCGCGAATATCCGCGAGTGTGTCCGGCGTGGACAGGTCGTCGGCGTTCGTGACAGAGCGAGGCACTGCGGTGTGGTTGAGAACGTGCGTCGTCTCGGACAGCGGCCGCGGGGTCGTGTTCGGGTCCGGCAGTCTGTCGGCGATGCTCTGGGGTGTGGCGTCGGTCACTGCCAGAACCCGGTATCGCATCGCGTCCGCGTCGCCGAACAGTTGTGCGCTCGCCCGAGTGAAAATCGAGCGTGGTGCGTCACCGACGAGCAGGAGGTTGCAGCCGTTCGTCTTGAACTCGTTCAGCAGGTTGAAAAACTCCGTGAGGCCGTCGCTCTCTGGTTCGCCCTCGTCGGACCCGCGAGCGCGGGGACGCTCCATTTCCATGTTCTCGTCTTACGTTCGCATTCCCACGCCCGGAGTAATAAATTTATCTTGTGACTAAAACCCGGGCAAGGAACAGTCGTCGTTCGGTCTGTTCGGCGAGTGATTTTATTTTCAGGGCGACCGTTGGTTCCCGCATGGCAGACCTGCTATCCGACGACGAGATTCAGGCACAGATTCCTGACGACTGGGCGCGCGACGGCGACGAAATCGTCCGCGTCTACGAGTTCGACGACTACTTGAAGGGCGTCGCATTCGCGAGCGAAGTCGGTGAAATCGCCGAAGAGGAGTTTCATCACCCCGAGATACGTATCGGCTACAAGGAAGTCGAAGTTCGGTACACGAGCCACGAGGAAGGCGGCATCACCGACAAGGACGTGAAGATGGCGGAACTAGCAGACGACCTGCGCTGAGATGGACGCTCGCTACGTCTTCGCTGTTCGGTTCCGACTCGAACCCCGAACTGAGGGCGTTGCTGTCGCTCCCGAGGAGTTCGAGACGCGACTCACCCGAGCGGCGGACCCGCCGGGTGAGGACGGGTGGCGCTTCTTCCGGGACAACCTCTGGCGCGGCGAGGTGAACGACGAGCGCCACTTCCGGAAGCTGACAGAAGACGCGCTCGGTGTGCCCGTCGTCTCGGTCGAGTACCGTTCGTTCGAGACCGACGAGGAGTATCTGGAAGCACTCAAAGCGGAGATTCGCGCCGACTTGGAGTCGTTCAACGCCGATAGCGTCTCGGAAGTGCTGAACAAGTACCTCGGGAGTTCGCTGGAAGTCGAATAGTCGGGGAAAACGTAATATATTCAAGCGTCCTAAGTTCAGGGTCCCCATGGTCTCCCGCGACTACGATTTCTGGCTCCTCGACTTGGACGGGACGCTCATCGACATCGACTGGTCGTACCCGCGATCGGTGTTCGACCGTGTCGGCGACCGACTCGGGAGAGCGTTCACCGACAAAGAAGCAGAAATCCTCTGGCACGGACTCGGCGGAAGTCGCAACGAACAACTCCGGGCGTGGGGTATCGACCCCGACGACTTCTGGCCCGCCTTCCACGACGTGGAGGACCCCCAACAACGTGCTCGTAAGACGTACCTCTACGAGGACGCCGAGTTCGTCGCGGACCTCGACTGTCCGGTCGGACTCGTCACCCACTGCCAGCCATTTCTGACGAATCCAGTACTCGACAACCTCGACATCCGTGACTGGTTCGACACGATAATCTGCTGTGACGAGGACCTCGGCTGGAAACCCGACCCCGCGCCCATCGAACTGGCGATGCAGAACATCGGCGTCCACGGGGGCGACGGCGTGGGTGTCTACGCGGGCGACGGCGCGAGCGACGTGGGCGCGGCGTGGAACGCCGGACTCGACGCGATTCACGTCGAGCGTCACGGCCACCACCGTCGCGAACAGTGCGTCCTCGGTGACCACCGCGTCGAGACGTTCGACGAGTTGTGGACGGCGAATCCGTCTGCGGACGACTGAGGAAGAGCCGGGTTCAGAGCGATTTTATACGACTTCTGCAAACGTTCGGTCGTGACTGCGACCGACTTGTTTCGGACCGATTTCGAACCGATAACCGTCACTCTCCTCTGTGTCCTCTCGTTGCTGGCGCTTCCGCTCACAGTCTTCGCGTGGGTCATCGTCTTCGACAGCACGGGACTGGACACGATGGTCCCGGACGGGGTTTTCACGTACCTCCTTCCCGGCGTCACTGCCGCGCTTCCGGCGACAGTCGGTACCAGTTACTTCTACGACCGAAGTACGGTACTCAGAGTCGGCGGTGTGGTGGCTTTCGTGGGCACCGTACTGGCAGTCGTCGGCTGTTGGACGACGACCGGCGGCGTCGTCGTCTGCTGAGACGGTCGAGGCGAGCGGTGACGGCTACCGATTGTATCCCGGTAAGTCGGCGAGTACCGCGTCCAATTTCGACTCCAGTACCGTTTCGAGTTCCTGCACGCCCGTCTTCTCCGTCCGCTCGGAGTTGGCCAGCACTTGCACCTGCTCCGTGCCGAGCGAGACGAAGCCGAGTTCCAACTTCTCGGCAGTCGCGCGCAGGCCGACCCCAGCGTCGGCCTTCCCGGCGGCGACCCGCCGTGCAGGACTCTCGTGGGCTTTCGTCGCCATCTCGAAGCCGTCGATAGCTTCGACCAGTTCGTGGCGGGTCGTGTCTCGCTCTTCGGCGAGGTCGGCGAGCGCGTTGC
The sequence above is a segment of the Halorussus halophilus genome. Coding sequences within it:
- a CDS encoding 4a-hydroxytetrahydrobiopterin dehydratase, producing MADLLSDDEIQAQIPDDWARDGDEIVRVYEFDDYLKGVAFASEVGEIAEEEFHHPEIRIGYKEVEVRYTSHEEGGITDKDVKMAELADDLR
- a CDS encoding DUF7504 family protein — encoded protein: MERPRARGSDEGEPESDGLTEFFNLLNEFKTNGCNLLLVGDAPRSIFTRASAQLFGDADAMRYRVLAVTDATPQSIADRLPDPNTTPRPLSETTHVLNHTAVPRSVTNADDLSTPDTLADIRETQIADPQLHGLQSALVDALADASDDADVIRPADVRVGVDSLDPLVGHYGIDVVRNCLRTVGRHVHDHDAMAHYALRKPHESDATKALAEEMDAVIELRAVDPDKHDHDAEERWHISSEDLQMQWTPL
- a CDS encoding HAD family hydrolase → MVSRDYDFWLLDLDGTLIDIDWSYPRSVFDRVGDRLGRAFTDKEAEILWHGLGGSRNEQLRAWGIDPDDFWPAFHDVEDPQQRARKTYLYEDAEFVADLDCPVGLVTHCQPFLTNPVLDNLDIRDWFDTIICCDEDLGWKPDPAPIELAMQNIGVHGGDGVGVYAGDGASDVGAAWNAGLDAIHVERHGHHRREQCVLGDHRVETFDELWTANPSADD
- the lwrS gene encoding LWR-salt protein, which encodes MDARYVFAVRFRLEPRTEGVAVAPEEFETRLTRAADPPGEDGWRFFRDNLWRGEVNDERHFRKLTEDALGVPVVSVEYRSFETDEEYLEALKAEIRADLESFNADSVSEVLNKYLGSSLEVE